The following is a genomic window from Acidimicrobiia bacterium.
ACGTCCGGCTCGAGCCGCGCTGGGACTCGTACCAGACGCGGGCGGCGGCGGTGGCCACCGCCCGGGAGCTCGAACGCCGACGACCCGACCTCCTGACCGCCGCGTGGTGGAAGGAGGAGCGGGGCAGCCGGATCTTCATCGACTTCAACCAGAACGCGCCGCACAAGACCGTGTTCGGCGCCTGGTCCGTGCGCGCACGGCCGGGTGCGCAGGTGTCGACGCCGTTGCAGTGGGACGACGTCGACCAGATCCATCCTGACGACCTCACGATCGCCAGCCTCCCGGCCCGGATCGAGGAGGGCGGCGATCCCTGGGCCGACATCGGCGAACGTCCGCAGTCCTTGGAGCCCCTCCTGGCCATGCACGAGCGGGACCGCGCCAACGGGCTGATGGACGCGCCGTGGCCTCCGGTCTACCCGAAGCAGCCGGACGAGCCGTCCCGGGTCGCGCCCAGTCGAGCCCGCAGCAAGCCGTAGCGGGTCACGTTGTGTGGGGTAGCCCGTCGCGCACGGCAGGTTCCCGCGACCAGAGGGCCAAACGGGTCGGGTCGGAGCACTGGGCGGGGCTGGCCCCGACCGTACCGTCTGGCGCCTCTGGCGGCCTGCAAACACCGCAGGCACTCTTCGTCATACCGCCGGGCGAAAGCGGGGAAACGTGGACGCGCCGGAGCTCGGGGCCGCGGGCCCAGCGCGAGCCGACCGACTCGCCGTGACGCGGCGGACCCGGAGGCGCGAAGCGTCGACGTCACGAGCGGACGCCGCGCGCGGGTACAGGGTCGCTGCCAGACTCCGTGGTCGATGGCGACGAAGCTGGCCGTCTCCGCGCTCGTCGTGATGCTGGCGACGGCCGCCACGACGTCGGGGGTCGTGACGTCGCGGGCGCGGGCGTTCGCAACGACGGTGCCCACGAGGCCCGACGCGGGGTGGGTGCTCTCCACGACCGACCCGTCGCTGGGCGGTGCGCCCACGTTCGTCGGGAACGGCTACCTGGCGGAGCGGATCCCCGCCGAGGGCAGCGGCTACGAGTCGGGGCCGGTGGAGACGCAGTCCCAGGTGGCGGGCTTCTATGCGCACGTGGCGGGTGAGAGCGAGCAGCGGGCGACGCTCCCGACCTGGTCGACGTTTGGCTTCTCCGACGGCACCGCGACCTTTGGCGCGCTGCCGACCCGGGCCGGCTCGAGCGGCGCCTGCAGCTCGATGGCCGGAGGGCCAGCCGCCCACACGGCGCAGTGCGGACGCTGGGATCACTACCAGCAGTCGCTCGATCTCCGCACCGGTGTGCTGCGCACGTCACTGGAGTGGGTCTCACCCGGGGGAAGAGTCACCGACCTCAAGCTCGAAGCCACCGCGGACCAGGCGCGTGCCCATGTCGCGGCCGTGCGGCTGACGGTCACGCCACGGTGGACGGGCGCGTCGAGCGTGACCGACCTGCTCGACGGCACGGGGCTACGTCGCGCCACCGTGGTCTCGCGGAGCTTCGACCCGGCTGCTCGTCAGCTCGGCGAGGTGGTCAGGGCGCTGGGGACCGGCGCCACGCTGGCCAGCGTCTCGAGGCTGCGGGTCCCCGGTGATCGGCGAACGACCCGGGCGTCCCTCGACGGGGCCTCAGCGTCGCTGGGCCAGGCCGTCCCGGTTCCCGTCCGGGCCGGTCATGCCTACGTCTTCACGAAGTTCGTCGGCGTCGCCACCTCGGTCGACGGTGATCGTGGACGAGGCCCGGATCCGTCCACGCGAGCGCGCAGCGAAGCGACGGGCGCGGCCTCGCGCGGGTGGGACGCGCTCATAAGCGAGAGCGCGGCTGCCTGGGCCCGCTTGTGGCGGTCGGACCTCACGGTCGTCGGCGACGCGACCCTGACGCGTCAGGCCCGGGCCGCGATGTTCTATCTCCTGGAGAGCAACCGAGCCGGCGTCGACTGGAGCACGTCCCCGGCCGGGCTCTCCTCCGACGGGTACAGCGGACACGTCTTCTGGGACGCCGAGACCTGGATGTATCCAGCCCTGCTGGCGATGCATCCGGACGTCGCCGTCGGCATGGACACGTACCGGCAGGCGCGTCTCGATCCGGCGCGGGCGTACGCCGCCAGCACGGGTCGTCGCGGCGCCCGGATTCCCTGGGAGAGCGCGGCGAGCGGGTCCGAGCAGGCGCCGCCACCGTTCGGAACCGACGAGCAGCACATCACCGCCGATGTCGTGCTCGCCCAGTGGCAGTACTACGAGGCGACGCGCGACCGGCGGTGGCTCCAGACGAAGGCATGGCCGGTGATCCGCGCCGCGGCCGACTTCTGGGTCAGTCGAGCGATCGCGGGTCCGTCGGGAGGCTTCGACATCACCCACGTGATGCCGCCAGACGAGTATCACGCGGATGTGAACGACAGCGCGTACACGAACACCGCCGCGCGCATCGCACTGGGGATCGCGGTCCGGGCCGCGCACGTCGTGGGTGCGGCGGTCGATCCCGCGTGGAGCCGCGTCGCGGCGGCTCTGCGCGTCCCGTTTGACCCGACGACGGGCGTTCATCCCGAGTTCGACGGTTACCGCGGCGAGACGATCAAGCAGGCCGACGTCGTCATGATGGAGTACCCGTGGCAGTACCCGGAGGCCCGCCAGACCGCGCTGGCCGACCTCAGCTACTACATCCCGAGGGTGGATCCCTCGGGCCCGTCGATGACGGATGCCATCCACGCCATCGACGCCGCTGCGCTCGGCGACCCCACCGCGAGCTACCGGTTCCTCGTCCGCAGCGCGGCGCCGTTCGAGCGGGGCCCGTTCGAGCAGTTCGCGGAGACGCGAAGCGGGGGCACCTTCACGTTCCTGACCGGGATGGGCGGGTTCCTCCAGGAGTTCCTGTACGGCCTGACGGGGCTTCGGTGGGACGCCGACGCGGTCACGCTCGACCCCACCCTGCCGCCCCAGATGGCCGGGCTCGACGTCACCGGGCTGGTGTGGCAGGGGCGGCGCTTCGACGTCGAGATCAGGCCCGGCTCAACCACGGTCCGGCTGACCTCGGGGGCGCCCCTCCCGGTCATCGTGGCCGGCAGCGCCCGCCGGACGGTTCAACCCGGCGGGCACCTCACCGTGGCAACCCGGCCACCCGGACCGCCCGAGACCGTCGTCCCGTAGCCGCCGCCGGGCGACGTGGTCGAGCCGTGCCGGCCCGCCGGTCCACGCCCGCTCCCGGCTCGGATATCTGAGCGCATCACGGGAGTGCGGCCGCCCCGCGGCGGGCCGCCCGGATGGCCCCGGTCGTCACTCCGTGCGGGTCGCGACGAGGACGGGGATCTGCCGGTCCGTCTTCTCCTGGTACTCGGCGTAGGGCGGGTAGGCGGCGACCGCACGCTCCCACCAGGCGGCGCGCTCGTCGCCGGTGGCCTCGTGGACTCGAGCCGTGAACGGCTCCGGGCCGTCCTGGACGGTGATCTCCCCCGGATGGGCCCTGAGGTTGTAGTACCAGACGGGGTGCGTGGGAGCGCCGCCCTTCGAGGCCACCAGGGCGTACTCCCCGTCGTGCTCGACCCGCATCAGGGCCGTCTTGCGGATCTTCCCGCTCTTGTTGCCCTGCATGGTCACGATGACCACCGGGAGGCCCGTGTCGAGCAGCGTGTTGGCCTCCCGGCCGCCCGACCGCTCGTAGGCCTCGACCTGGTCGCGGACCCACGGGGACGCGCTCGGGACGTACTCACCTTGCAGCGTCATCCCTGGCGGGCCTTCCATCGCGGGTGCAGCTTGTTGACGACGAACGTGCGACCGCGCCGGCGCACGACCTTCGATCCTGGTTGGCCCTTCAGGGACCGCAACGAGTTCCTGACCTTCATCGGCTTGTCCTCCTCCCGCACCGGCAGAAACGGCCGCCGCGGGACTGATATTCCGTCCCGCGAGGCGGCCGAGGCCGGTCAGCGGAGCTCGACCGGCGTCACGACGAGGTCGACGAGGTGGCCGCTCCGCTGGACCCGGACGGTGATGGGCCGGCCGATGGCGTCGTCGTCCATCAGCCGCTGGAGGTCGGCGGCGGCGGCGACCGGCCGGCCATCGACGTCGAGGATCACGTCGCCGCCGCGGATCCCGGCCTTGGCCGCCGGCCCGTCGGCGATGACCTCGGCCACGGCCAGGCCCGAGTCGTGCCCGGTCGCCGCCCGATCACGCGGCGCGAGCACCCGCGGGTTGCCGGCGATCCCCAGATAGGCGCGTCGAACCCGCCCGTCACGCATGAGCGCGGCGATGATGCGGCGGCTGGCGTCGTTGATGGGGACGGCGAGGCCGAGCCCGGTTCCGGCGACCGCGGTGTTGATGCCCACCACCCGGCCGAGCCGGTCGGCGAGCGCGCCGCCGGAGTTGCCCGGGTTGAGGGCGGCGTCGGTCTGGATCACGTTGTCGACGACGCGGACGGTCGAGCCGGCGCGCGCCGGTAGCGACCGGTCGAGCGCGCTGACCACGCCCGCGGTCACCGAGCCCGTCAGCCCCATGGGGCTGCCGACGGCGACCACCAGCTCGCCCACCCGCAGGCGCTCGGCGTCGCCGAGCTCGGCGGCCGTGAGCTGATCGCCCCGGACTCGCACCAACGCCAGGTCGGAGAGGCCGTCGGCCCCGGCCACGTCGAAGACCAGGTCGCGGCCGTCGCTCAGGGTCGCGGCGCCGGCCTGGGCGCGGCCCAGGACGTGCGCCGACGTGAGCACGAAGCCGTCCGGCGTGATGACCACGCCCGAGCCGGTGCCCGCTCGCCGAGCGGTCCCGACCTGGAGCCGGACCACCGACGGCAGCAGCCGCTCGGCCACGGAGGTGACGACGGCGGAGTAGGCGTCGAGCGCCTCGTCGGTCGACGGGGCCTCGTCCAGTTGGATCCCTTGCTGAGCCACGCCATTACAAGATTACAGAGGGGGCCCAAAATTCCCGAGGCCCGCAGGATGCCGCCGCGACGAGCCCCCGACCTCCCCTCCAGGCCGCCGGTCG
Proteins encoded in this region:
- a CDS encoding glycosyl hydrolase family 65 protein, producing MATKLAVSALVVMLATAATTSGVVTSRARAFATTVPTRPDAGWVLSTTDPSLGGAPTFVGNGYLAERIPAEGSGYESGPVETQSQVAGFYAHVAGESEQRATLPTWSTFGFSDGTATFGALPTRAGSSGACSSMAGGPAAHTAQCGRWDHYQQSLDLRTGVLRTSLEWVSPGGRVTDLKLEATADQARAHVAAVRLTVTPRWTGASSVTDLLDGTGLRRATVVSRSFDPAARQLGEVVRALGTGATLASVSRLRVPGDRRTTRASLDGASASLGQAVPVPVRAGHAYVFTKFVGVATSVDGDRGRGPDPSTRARSEATGAASRGWDALISESAAAWARLWRSDLTVVGDATLTRQARAAMFYLLESNRAGVDWSTSPAGLSSDGYSGHVFWDAETWMYPALLAMHPDVAVGMDTYRQARLDPARAYAASTGRRGARIPWESAASGSEQAPPPFGTDEQHITADVVLAQWQYYEATRDRRWLQTKAWPVIRAAADFWVSRAIAGPSGGFDITHVMPPDEYHADVNDSAYTNTAARIALGIAVRAAHVVGAAVDPAWSRVAAALRVPFDPTTGVHPEFDGYRGETIKQADVVMMEYPWQYPEARQTALADLSYYIPRVDPSGPSMTDAIHAIDAAALGDPTASYRFLVRSAAPFERGPFEQFAETRSGGTFTFLTGMGGFLQEFLYGLTGLRWDADAVTLDPTLPPQMAGLDVTGLVWQGRRFDVEIRPGSTTVRLTSGAPLPVIVAGSARRTVQPGGHLTVATRPPGPPETVVP
- a CDS encoding nitroreductase family deazaflavin-dependent oxidoreductase → MTLQGEYVPSASPWVRDQVEAYERSGGREANTLLDTGLPVVIVTMQGNKSGKIRKTALMRVEHDGEYALVASKGGAPTHPVWYYNLRAHPGEITVQDGPEPFTARVHEATGDERAAWWERAVAAYPPYAEYQEKTDRQIPVLVATRTE
- the ykgO gene encoding type B 50S ribosomal protein L36, whose protein sequence is MKVRNSLRSLKGQPGSKVVRRRGRTFVVNKLHPRWKARQG
- a CDS encoding trypsin-like peptidase domain-containing protein gives rise to the protein MAQQGIQLDEAPSTDEALDAYSAVVTSVAERLLPSVVRLQVGTARRAGTGSGVVITPDGFVLTSAHVLGRAQAGAATLSDGRDLVFDVAGADGLSDLALVRVRGDQLTAAELGDAERLRVGELVVAVGSPMGLTGSVTAGVVSALDRSLPARAGSTVRVVDNVIQTDAALNPGNSGGALADRLGRVVGINTAVAGTGLGLAVPINDASRRIIAALMRDGRVRRAYLGIAGNPRVLAPRDRAATGHDSGLAVAEVIADGPAAKAGIRGGDVILDVDGRPVAAAADLQRLMDDDAIGRPITVRVQRSGHLVDLVVTPVELR